A section of the Lineus longissimus chromosome 1, tnLinLong1.2, whole genome shotgun sequence genome encodes:
- the LOC135490471 gene encoding glutathione hydrolase 1 proenzyme-like → MGINANLWVFSFLYVSAYVALPLTPPWRRLDEKTCIGKEKSFKNAAVATDNPLCSSVGSYFLEKGGSVVDATVAVFACQSVVDCHLTGLGGGGRMLIYKRDIGKVLAAEASSKVYSRLPSDLFEKADNAEVDNKKKGGAFVAIPGSTAGIWEAHQKFGVLPWKDLFGPAIEIAENGFPMGAFMHAAVTERPYPQVLSDETLRSVFVDPKTGDVRKEGSIIRLPLLAKTLKRLAVDGGTSFYNGSLARDIVADVNEKGGFFELDDLSNYRVKWTEPLKITFNGTFRNLTLYNVPGLSGGIYLQSQLLLLDGYNVTKKDGLTIEGQATVRHRQMQAARTSFCFMSQMRAQDDDRTLQVMEYMRDPAFMATIRNEMRDDSKLPYPGICDQPEFHPPSFNGTSHISIVAPNGDAVAFTSSIHNYLGSTVMGRRTGITFNDAINDFTDPMEYQQLGLVPVSNRLEANATAAGMQAPSIFTDQDGNIKLVTGASGGGKIPSTIATIAKDVLIFDKTVKDATDSPRLYLHRFAGIDQFADCYPKAILKELRKKGNLLTAFDEGIRESCAQSIVMKDGRLSPYSDPRRQGCTDGY, encoded by the exons ATGGGTATTAATGCCAACTTGTGGGTTTTTAGTTTCCTGTACGTGTCCGCATATGTCGCACTGCCATTAACGCCACCTTGGAGGAGGCTCGACGAGAAGACATGCATCGGGAAGGAGAAGTCGTTTAAAAATGCCGCTGTGGCCACGGACAACCCACTCTGCTCAAGTGTAGGAAG CTATTTTCTTGAGAAGGGTGGAAGCGTCGTCGATGCTACAGTAGCAGTGTTTGCCTGTCAGTCAGTCGTCGACTGTCATCTCACCGGCCTCGGGGGAGGTGGGCGGATGCTCATCTATAAAAG AGATATTGGCAAGGTGTTAGCTGCTGAGGCAAGTTCTAAAGTCTATAGTCGGCTTCCGAGCGACCTCTTTGAAAAGGCAGACAATGCGGAGGTGGATAACAAGAAGAAAG GTGGTGCATTTGTGGCAATCCCGGGAAGCACAGCCGGCATATGGGAAGCTCATCAAAAGTTCGGAGTCTTACCATGGAAAGATTTATTTGGGCCTGCCATAGAGATAGCAGAGAACGGCTTTCCAATGGGTGCCTTCATGCACGCTGCAGTCACAGAGAGGCCCTACCCTCAAGTGCTGTCTGATGAGACATTAAG GTCAGTGTTCGTCGACCCCAAGACAGGAGATGTAAGGAAGGAAGGAAGTATCATCAGGCTGCCACTATTAGCCAAGACGTTAAAAAGACTTGCGGTGGACGGTGGGACAAGTTTCTACAATGGAAGCCTGGCACGTGATATTGTAGCGGATGTGAACGAGAAGG GCGGCTTCTTTGAATTAGACGATTTGAGTAATTACAGAGTCAAATGGACGGAGCCTTTGAAGATAACTTTTAACGGAACCTTTCGCAATCTGACATTATATAACGTCCCTGGTCTCAGTGGTGGCATCTATCTTCAGTCGCAGTTGCTCCTTTTAGATG GATATAATGTTACAAAGAAAGATGGGTTGACCATTGAGGGTCAAGCAACTGTCCGCCATAGGCAAATGCAGGCGGCACGGACCAGTTTCTGTTTCATGAGCCAAATGCGAGCGCAGGATGATGATAGAACACTTCAG gtcATGGAGTACATGCGCGATCCGGCATTCATGGCGACCATTCGAAATGAAATGAGGGATGACTCTAAATTACCATACCCTGGTATTTGCGACCAGCCAGAGTTCCACCCACCGTCCTTTAACGGCACATCTCATATTTCCATTGTTGCTCCCAATGGCGATGCTGTGGCATTTACTTCAAGTATCCATAACTA CCTTGGTTCAACAGTCATGGGAAGGAGGACTGGAATTACATTTAATGACGCCATTAATGACTTTACGGACCCGATGGAATACCAGCAGTTGGGGTTGGTACCTGTTAGTAACAGATTGGAAGCAAACGCAACCGCCGCGGGCATGCAAGCGCCCAGTATATTCACAGATCAAGATGGCAACATTAAACTCGTCACCGGAGCTTCAGGCGGCGGCAAAATTCCTTCAACCATTGCAACG ATAGCAAAGGATGTCCTGATATTTGACAAGACAGTGAAAGACGCAACCGATTCACCGAGACTTTACCTCCACAGGTTTGCAGGAATAGATCAGTTCGCTGATTGCTATCCAAAG GCGATTCTCAAAGAGCTTCGAAAGAAAGGCAACTTGCTAACTGCCTTTGACGAAGGAATCAGAGAATCGTGCGCGCAGTCAATTGTCATGAAGGACGGGCGCCTCTCCCCGTATTCTGACCCGCGGAGGCAAGGCTGTACCGATGGATATTAA
- the LOC135490592 gene encoding uncharacterized protein LOC135490592 — MEFGASSNGNGDNPSCENAGHYARIKELAASYRREKRKTYPKKNLKPYVKAPSRDINGAIDGPSVPRRERKGKKTSTTEKLKDFPEELLPSNHEVEIDAPFDFQVFQQVRAELMELLNGIRASNSTEVPGTESEWKKGILLRMLTGSKDKRRVGRRCGSQY; from the exons atggaatttggtg catcatccaatggtAATGGTGATAATCCTTCTTGCGAGAATGCAGGGCATTATGCACGAATCAAAGAGTTGGCTGCCTCCTATCGCAGGGAAAAGAGGAAAACCTATCCTAAAAAGAACTTAAAGCCATATGTGAAGGCTCCATCCAGGGACATCAATGGTGCTATAGATGGTCCATCAgttcccagaagagaaagaaaagggaagaaaacctcaacgacag agaaactaaaggactttcctgaggaattgctaccaagtaatcatgaagtagaaatcgatgcacctttcgattttcaagtgttccagcaag tgagagctgaacttatggagcttctgaatgggattcgggcttccaatagtactgaagtgccaggcactgaatctgaatggaagaaaggcattttgttgcgcatgctgaccggaagcaaagacaagaggagagttgggaggaggtgcgggagccagtattga
- the LOC135488847 gene encoding uncharacterized protein LOC135488847 encodes MLQFICRNISLTIGTKWILPVTIMIQAAPASRPEATSQPVNNRKSVKAKKRKASKGKASKAKGDYCAAERIDNYDPKNNTYYIKWQGYDASHNSWVKAEDVTSPLISSYKEKLGFGTHKK; translated from the exons atgctccaattcatttgtcgtaatatatcgcttaccatcgggacgaaatggattctaccagtaacaataatgatacag gctgcaccagcaagtaggcctgaggcaacttctcaacctgtgaacaataggaagtcagtcaaagctaag aaaagaaaagccagcaagggaaaagcaagcaaggcgaagg gagactattgcgcagctgagagaatagacaactacgaccccaaaaacaacaCGTATTACATAAAGTGGCAAGGATATGATGCGTCCCACAACTCATGGGTAAAAGCGGAAGACGTAacttctcctctcatctcttcttacaaagaaaaattag GTTTCGGAACGCACAAGAAGTGA